A window of Magallana gigas chromosome 8, xbMagGiga1.1, whole genome shotgun sequence genomic DNA:
ACATAATCTCCATATTATTAGAAGAAATCATGCAGTGAAaactgtccgatgcatggttaatttgtgtccgatccatggtgaaatgaacATGTGGTGCAAAAATGACCTCgacattaattgttcaaatttcttgaacttattttaatcaaattttgtttcaaaatttacttatttctaattattttatgcagagagtgcattttcactaattcacaatcaaacgcacaacattcaaataatgcttTAGTGTAAAATCTTAGTaagtaaattttcaataatggtGTAATTAACGTCATTTTACGATGCCTATATTGCTATTTCCTTGACAATGTGACtgtcaaattcttaataatgattaagttcatttgttctaattcaggaatatacgaaacaacacatgagcgcatgcacatttatttgtatatttataaacaaagctgtccgatccaaggtatatgtgtccgatgcatggttaattcACCCTATAGCTTAAAAAAGTTATTACAAAAAGACTTTGTTTCCCTCCCGGCTCCTAATTTTGAGAggtcagtccctttttcttgatatcaaatgaaaggtctcgcaaatataaacattttttgttcaacaagtgttcacgaattgtTAGCCGTTCTATAGATATctgaacaactgtgttttagggacCGACCCTtcaacccctcttggggccacaaacaaacaaatttaaggtatcatattgttaacaacattattctgagcaacttttcttcTACATTGCttctcaaaatatttctccttttctagatattaatgattaaagttttggacttctggccccttgaaacccctattTCGTatcatatgacttaggtatgttactgtatagataaacagctgtacaatgaacatttttgcttctttaattgataacaaataagtgttcattaaagagatattgccaaaaaaatttagagccccttatttgaggagAAAggccctttttcttgatatcaaatgaaagcccgtgaaaattgaaacaacttttgcattacatgttttaacaaaatatttacaggtttaaaaatatttcagaaaatgtgcaaagattttgtgaaaaaaaattggtgccAATTTTCGACCTCAGGCGAGCTTCAACGCCTTGCGTAATATCCATACTTTCAAACAATGCGGTACATCTACTGACTTTCATCTACTATCCTTGAAAACTTCAACTTTCTATCGGGAATAGTTTCAGAGGAGTTGAGTGgacttaaaatttcattaaatttaaatatcttaAAAGCGGAAGTGACGGCATcaacaaatttaactaaaaacATTTATCCCCTCCAATGCTCTATAAGTCCTGAATATTTGGTGCAAATCAGGTGAATAGTTTtcgaaaaataaatattttagcctaaaaaaataaagttgttgaagaaaaaaatcaatcaatcatcctaaataaaatgtgttttcagCAAGTTAATTAGCTTAAAGCAATGGCTGTTGTTTTGCTTTTATGATGACACTTTGTTATAGTCGACCTGATGAAGTATAATACTTTGTCAAGCCGTAAgtgaatatttacatctatctgaaaaattcaaacatgtcTATGTCTTTGAtctgggtatagtccactaatgcattttccataggcggtaatgttaatgTTCAGGTTCATAGCTCcagccctaattttcgttcagtgAAAAGGAACGGAACCTCTTGAATGATGTTTCTCTACTGTTAAAATTGgtgtgaagtcagattcgttttacggcaaatgcgtctgtattgaaaaactctgaaaatgaaagtaaatgtagggaatttcacagttttggaaagggtgtacatcaaacaatttcaattctttccttcaaatgataattcaatattgacacttgcttttaaaattgtaaatcatcttttctgacatgtgttaAGCagtctgatttaaaatgtcccaataaatgtatattcactctgcaagtataagaactattttgcttaaaggcagtACATTGTTGTCCTActgattctaaaaatagttgaaGGGATTTacccaatataaaacagtcactGTGGTTATTTACAATCTAAGCCTATATATTCACTCTAGACACTATATAGAACCAGGATTCCAAATTTTAATCGCacaaaaaaagaattgttttcaaataccatgaaaaaggtaaaatagaaaagtatagGAATTTCCCTATCCATCAATGGATCCTATGACACCATAATGATGTCATAGTGATGAGTTGTTTTTAATTGTGTAAgtgtaatatttatttcagaAGAAATGCACCATGATTTAAcccatcagggggggggggggggggggagggggtggtggccccccactttttctcgcagcaacaaatttttttaaaatttacatataaaaaaattgaattatcatggagttggcccctcACTTTTTTTGGCAGTATGTAAACAATAAGGAAAGAAGGAGTGAAATTAAAGAGTTTTGGATATGTTACgccaggcccccccccccccccccccccccccccggattaggatttttgaagattttgggaaaatCCAAATTtgcctttcttttttttttgcttgtcaagaatttttggatgagtctgcccccccccccccactttcaaaaacgatgctacgtgcctgcccATTAATGATATGTCATGGGGAAAAGAAACTTGCTAATAAGGTCTTTTTTACTCTTGTATATGGTTACTATGGTaacaaattcaaccaaattatAGAAAAACATATCCAATGGAAAGAGTCTACAATTAACTAGAGTTCAAAATCTAGAAGAACAAAAAATACCCACTAAGTCTGTGTAAATGtataatcaatataaagtttCCCTATATTTAATATTCTTAATCATCTGCATGTCAAAGACTGAGTATATAGTTTTTGCAGgttccttcttttaaacttgAACAAGTGTAATTAAACATcattattaagaaaataattttacttacatcaagTGTGTCTCACTGTTGTGGGTCTTTGATGAAGTTCCGTTTCAATTTACATGGTATCTAAAATGAAaggttttgaatttaattctacatgtatcaaacaCACTATCCCCAACATTTGCAATTTCATGTCAAAAGCAGCCATAcgtttaacgaggccgggtctaatttgttctgccctagattttttaatgaaattttttacatgaacctctactgatataattattattttaagataaaaagatACTACATTTACCACACTGTTTGTTTAAGGGgccatctcaaagtttgttaatttttaacataggaccctatgggattttgcttgaaatgtatcagtTTAGCacgttttttacatttttttaaaacttctgccctagggatttctttttatgttctacatataaaataaaagttattgctaaaaggcatcaaatggttacataaaaaaaccttttacctcctggtttgttccaggggtcttatcaaagttgttttttgtatgccaaatttcccagtttgtcagatattaatggctattttttatttgacagagAAGGAAATGTCTTTAATCTTTagagtattattaaaacattccgACATATTGaagttatgaaaaatatataacatcacatattaagggtcattaatataaaatacatggttactgtcttgaaatatataattaagcTATAtataggcgggttaagaaaacgtgacaaaGGGCTAGGCTTTCTGAACCCTCTTCAcattttcgacccgagcccaaatataacttatacttcgagacatttatgtttattccacgatataatatcaattttttccgcatcaaacgagctattttcaacagatttcgctgaatatctgcagttgaaactatcacgccatggcgtcaacaaagcaaaaagatgacgtcacaatacaaataaaacgcTGTGCGAAAGTGTGCGTACTCGTtttgtactcggcctcgttaaaactcagatagagagagagagggggagacagacagacaacaaataattatatcatgCACAACACATTTGTATAACCTAAAGACCAACACCTCCCCTTTTTCAAACATTCAATATAAACCCTAcccaaaacaaaatattctattGTTTCAACATATGAatagagaaatacatgtaaatatctacGAAAAATGATTACAGATAATTTCATCcaattttgattatgataaacaaagatAGATTTTATGGATTAAATACTACGCAGCATGGTAGGCCTTTACATGTTTAAATGTGAAAAGGTACAACATTGCACGACAGACTTATTTAcacaatttaatgcaaatctatCATCATTGTAAATATTGCATGTCCTTAAGTGCAGTCTTCCTTTGCTCCACTTTGAAAGAAGCCAGACTGACCCCAtataaaacatgaattaatttttttactcattCTTTCAATATTCATAGCTACTATCATCACTCAAAATGTGTAATCCTCAAAAATTAGAAGAACACCCCAatcttgttttagtttattttttgcatgtatttATGTTGGGCAGTTTAAAAAGGCCTTTAATCTCCCTGAtggtttaataatttaaaaaaacaatcaaattaagcaaagaaaaactaaatgctaCATTATGTATAAAAGGTATTAATAACtacactttaaaataaaatgtaccaTAATTTAATTACAATTCAGGAAAAGGGTAACATGTTTTGATTCTGTTCCATCCAAATTCAGGGAGAAAATCAACTTTGCTATTGTTGAATACTGCGGAGAATTTAAAGAAACAGCCATCGCTCAAGGAAATGCCAAAGACAAAGAAGAAAAGTACATTAGGACTGACCCAGTTATCCTCCAAAAGGCATATGAACTTTCAAAGGAAAAGAAGACAACATCAGAAGTTATGGATATGATGGGTGAAAATGACTCCTTCCAGGCCCCCAGAAACTCTAAACAAATTCGAAACAAAAAATACAGAGAAACTTCCAAAGAATCACCATTAAAACCAGTAACCCGTACGAACATTTGAGGTGGATTCCACCTGGAAAGTAGACGGAATCCAGCTCAAATATAGGCGGAGAGTGTTCATTCCGGGCGTAAATGAGCAGGAGTCGGAAATTAATAAATTCTGTGTCAGATTTTCACCCCAAAATTTAAGAATTCCAGGTGGAAATGAGCAGTAATCTTAGCATGAAATGACGCCTCGATCTTTACGCCTGGAATTTTAGCAGAAATTATTCCTTCTCGGATTCTAACTTATGAAGTTTTCTACTGCTTGAAGCGTAAAATGGGACTTAGAATTTTTTCTTCAACAGACTAGGCGTAAAATGGACTTAGAATTTTAAGGAACTAAATAAGATCAGACACTGCATAAATAtactagatatattttattaatagaATTTCTGTAccatattcatttataatataaccataataatgaaaaacatgcatttaaaaaaatcttaataaaataataagacatCAGATAAATCACAAAATTGCTGTCATTAAATCAATCAGAGAAAAAAACTTACTATGaagtatcaaaatttttaaaccacTATGTTTTGACCCATGCATGATCAGTCTTAATCACTTTCCAATTTGTTTAGATAACGACACACATAGCACATTTGTTCATTATTATCCTGAACCTCTAGAAAAATGCATCCAGGGTCCTTGACGGCATTTCTCATGGCAACAAATTCAGTTTCATTAGTTTTCTCTACTTTAAGAATTTGACATTTGCTGTTATAAGAATTGCATTTGAGTTTTTCTAAAAAAGCCAAAACTGTACGCTGTCCGTGTATGGTAACAAGGAGAAAAAATCTTACACGcccaaaacacaaaatattttcattcatgTACATCATTGTAGAATTATCTCGTTTCATCATTCTTGCATAATCTAACCCATATATAATATGGTTATTGAAATCAATTCTTTTGAATGTAGAAAATTTTTCATGTTGAGGTACATATTCTAAAAAAGCACAGAGTTTTCTAAATTCCAAGTCAGATATATTTCTTAACTTCATTCCTCCTAGAATATACATTCCTTTCTCTATCATTTCCCCTCTTTTCAACAAGTTGGGGCACTCAATAGAATTAAATAACTTTTCCAATTCAGAACCTTCAAACATTGATGCGACTAGTTTTTGTTTTAGTTCTGGTAATTTTTGAACAAAGGAAATGCCAGTTATGATTTGATTATCAATATATTGTGTACcttgaatcatttttaaaatacttccaTTTTTATCTTCAAAAGAAAAACAGCTGTGGGTGTACAAAGGACCTAAATAACGGACACTATCAGCTAAATGAACAAGCTGATGTACATTAAGagtcataaaacatttttcatataaaatttcaaaatcagcacaaaaatcaaataacattttttctgcctctgaaatttcattttcatttgaacCTTGCTTTAAAAGAATAGATATAGCATTAACAAGCAGCACAAAATGTTGGAACCTTGGAATATCTAAAATACCACACAAAACTGGTGCaccaaaatacaataaaaaattacGATATTCTGACGCTTtccaatatttcaaatcattttcaatTGAACGAGGCAACCTTGAGATATCTAACGTtggtttcaatttatttaatctaACATCAACTTCTTTGACCTTCTTGTAAATACTAAATTGCTTTGAATTAAATTCAGGAGCAAACCACAAACGCAACAATAATTTTTGGACTCCTAACAGAACCCCATGCATGTAATCAATGGCTATGCCATTTACAATGTCAAATTTGGGGAAAAAAGTCAACCAAGATGGCCCTTTAACACCATTGACAGTGTAATTTGATGTCCTTTTTTCCAAGTTGTCCATGGCTTTTTGCGCATCTCGACACACATCATGTACTGTACGTCTGGGGTCTTTTGGTTGGTCAGGTATATAAGGAAATACATGCGTATGTCCCTTACCTCTCTTTGCAGTCTCTCCTTTTTGTAAGCATTTCCAACAAGAAAAGGATCCATTATATTGGACACCATTACATAATAGACATCTAGCAGGAAGATCTGCTGTGCCAAATAGTAAATAAGCTTTGCACATAAATGTCCCGAGAGATGGTGCAAAACACTGAATTCCCTCATGCAGCCTTTTAAAACAGTCCAGAAATGGAGAAAGGTAGGTTCCCATATTAGGTTTATGGGGGCCAAACCAGAGTCCTGCTAGGATCATATGCTCTTTTAGCATTCTTAGTTTGTATGGTAATTCATTTATCACCATGAATAATGGCCATATCGACACTTTACTGCTCTTGAAGACTGGAGCTCCATCAGTGTTgaatgtaaaagaaatattctCTGGTTTTGATAGAGGTCCATCGTTCTCCCAGTATGATTTGTACAGACTCCCATCATACACATCTTCATATATTCCATCTCTGCTCTGTCTTCGAAAACGATGTTGcagtttttcataaaaaccagtCTGTGCATATAAGATTTTTAGTTGACTCTCTACTGGCATCTCCAAAAAGTACATAACTTCATTGTCATTTAGTTCTTTCTCGCAGCCACTGTATGGACACTTAAGTTCTGCTGATGATTTTAAATAGCCTAAACAATGTGGGCAGTAGAAATGTTTGACCAATGGATTTCTAAGATTTGTGAAAAATTTCTTGTAGTCATACAAACTGGTGCAAAGTGTGTGGCCTTTAGGTAGTACATACgaaaatatgttcaataacTGGAGTATTCCATCACTGCTTAAGCTGTGTTTCATGGTGAAGGATGTGAATAACAGCATAAATGTTCCTAGTGAAATTGGAGCTTCGGGGTACAGGGGTTGGTCTTCATCttcatcatttttttctctttcaccAACAAAACATTCATCGTCAAAGTGTAGTTCTGCATCTGAGTTAAACATTGATTCCATGGTGTCCTCAAAATCCAACTCGTCTAAATCAGAATCAGAATCATTCAAATCATTGCCCACTTCTGCTTGGGGTGGTATTTCCTCAAAGTCTTCTTCATTATTGCGTGGCACCTGGTTGCAAATAACTGTTTCTTCTGTATATTCTGGCAAAACCTGCTAAAAGTCGAGAGAATATCGCGTTAGTGAATgcaccagagacataaataacagcaCGTCAAATTTAGTACCTAAAAATATCCTACTTTTCTTATGATTAAAGATTTTGTAACAACTGTAAATTGAGTATTGAATGATAATAAAGATGTACACTAACTGATCATCAAAAGTTTCTTAGTAATCAACTGTTAATAACACTTACAGGTTTCACCAAtttcaaaaactatgaaaaCATAATCGCTGTGATATTCGACACCGGATACAGATTTCGGTAAACAAGTGTTAAACTCTTATCGCGATTAAATCCGGATTGTTATATTATGCACTTAAACAGAAAAATGCATGCATCACTTGCAATTACAAATAATTGatagataaagaaataaatttttaaaaaagccgATATCAcgttaaataaatgaaaacaagaaaaaaaaaccataccaAATGTTCTTTGTTGAGTTTCATTTCTTTAGATTTCGATGTTGATGGGAAATCCACATTTTCGATGTTGAGGCATTCTTCAGATGTATCCAATTTAAGATTTCCTTCGTAGGTTGTTACCGATGGTAAACATTTTTCAATAGCGTCATCAGTTAATAGGTCTTTTTTATAAGGACCTagttttcttttccttttcgAACCATCCATGTTTATTTTCCGTGTACAGTTTATAAGTCTTATCTTCGTTATGATCAGGTTTCTGAAAAGCTTGGAGGAAATTTTCGGGAGGGTGAAAATGGGGGCCACAGATAATGCGGAGGggttttgttattgttttatcGGCAGAGAAACCTGTGAGCGCCCCGTCATCCACAGCATGGGTCAGCGTGTTATTTGATACATGCACTGTCCAGCATGCGCACTTCGTTATCAGTTCAAATGAACGCCCGACTGTTCCTCAGTTTTTACTTGTAACTCATTAACTTACATGTAACTCGGATAAAATGTTTGCGTGTATATTCTTCAACGAAGATGCCAGTCTTAGTGTTGTTGGGAAAAACAACAAGAGTTTAAAACTTGTAAGTGACGACTGGGAACCACGAGGAAAGGTTGAAATGTACTGGCCAGGAAAAGTCGCGGGACAACGATCCCTTTATCATGGAACCATAATCAAAGTTGGGGGTAAGTCAAAATGAATACTTTTATTAAAGATATTAGAGAACATGTAACGATTGTAGTTTGTTgaacatatattaatttattattttacgcAGCTACACGGATATAGTTCAGGAACGTATCAGTATTAATTTAATGTACCTATTAATGTTATTCATCTTGAACATTCGAATAAAATACATGGCAACAGAagttatttagaattaataaaaaaacttatttaGAATTGTACATAATAGAAATTTCCAAAGCGCATTTTATTAGTATGAACAAATTATGAATCCCGTATCAGATTTTAATTTCGAACTCTCGAATCCGCCGCCCAAAATTCTAGTCACGTGACATTGTAACACCGGAAGTTAATGTAGGATGAaacaataatgttttttaaaatggtttcttTAATAAATGCACAAGTAAATCCACAGGGTAGAATAGATGTTAgtttgtttttacaaatttttgcaaattatttaagattttattaaacatgttaagTAAACATGACATTTTGGCGATTAATCatttctgccccccccccccccccccaaaaaacaagttttttgTTACGGTTTCGAATACTATAGGTTTTATTGTACTGAGTGATGAACACTGATtgtgattttgtttgaaaactAACCTGTGCATATGCACTgatgtttttataaacaatttaacaataGTATTAGATAAGGAAACCACAGATacgtgtgtgtggggggggggggggtgttacagGTACGTAGCACGGTAGGAGATTGCACGGCAGgagttatgatttttaactACCCCCATGGGCAGATCTGTAGCCATGTGTTTGCAACAGTCCACCCACTTAAAACTACAATGACACATGCCATGcacaatgaaaacaataaacattatgtTTTATCTAGAACATAAACCGACCCTTTCTCTATAAATACTGGTAGATTAGACTCCCCGCTGTCTAATCCTCTGAACTCAACCATTGCTTTTATGattatgaattacaaatgtcATAATATACATGGGGGTAAACAtcgataacccccccccccccccacgcacACACTAACGTTAGTTACTTGACAGGGGGGTGTCTCATGTAGGAAAATATTAccatatttttaagtaaatataagtagtgtatttaatttgtaaatcttTATGAATACATAAGtatattatgttttttatttcaaaacttggGCTAGTATACCTAAGGCTCCAACTTCTCAAAAAttcaatcttttcaaggtaaatttaggaacaattatgtttgctgcgattaaaagggggggggggctgaacacTGAACACTCTATggtgctatgtgcctaatggttgggtctaactttgcaaaaaaaagtgggggggggggggggtaacccCCCCCTCTTCCGATGCCTATGCCTTAATACATTAACCAACCAATAATCCCCGCTAATTTTCATGCCTCGATCtagaataataaacaaaatgaaggCTGTCGTCATCTCTCTAAACTTAATATCAATTTAACTCATAGGTATTACTGGTATATCataattttgcactttttttttttttataaaaagttaaCAGCAAGCCTTTTGTTTTTCAGACGAagaaaatttgaacaaatttgcaACACTTGCTTAttcaaaaatcttgaaaaagcAGAAGGGGCTAAATGATGTTCCAGAGGAGctgttttcttttgaaatgaGTTCAGACGAAAGTTTCGAAAAAAGACATAGGTGTAAAACTAAAAAGATGCAGGAGTCAGAGGAGCAAGAGGACACGCTGAGTCccaaaaagaagaagaagaaagatGATGGAAAAAAGGAAGGTTCCAAGGAAAACAAAGATGAAGAGAAGGAAAAGAAGAAGgaaaattcatcaaaaaaacagccagaaaaacaaaaaaaagtgtcCAAAAAACTGGAAGCTCTGCCTGAAGGATTAAGGACCTTGCAGAACAAATATTGCAGCGATCTCTTTGGTCAATTTTCTACATCTGTCCCAGCAACCTTGCCAGAAACTGACGGCATATTTTCTGTCTCCAACTTTAACTTGATTGACCCAGAGAGTACCCTTTCAGAGCCAGCCTTACCAGTGTTAAAGCCCACTGCATCCAAGACACCTGTTGACCCAAAGAGTACCAATTCAGAGCCTGCCTTACCAGTGTTAAAGC
This region includes:
- the LOC117686390 gene encoding uncharacterized protein DDB_G0286299 gives rise to the protein MFACIFFNEDASLSVVGKNNKSLKLVSDDWEPRGKVEMYWPGKVAGQRSLYHGTIIKVGDEENLNKFATLAYSKILKKQKGLNDVPEELFSFEMSSDESFEKRHRCKTKKMQESEEQEDTLSPKKKKKKDDGKKEGSKENKDEEKEKKKENSSKKQPEKQKKVSKKLEALPEGLRTLQNKYCSDLFGQFSTSVPATLPETDGIFSVSNFNLIDPESTLSEPALPVLKPTASKTPVDPKSTNSEPALPVLKPTASKTPVDPESTPSELALPVLKPTASKTSVEKRSVPLSTSASSLTMTDTWEVCMNAVNATATSDHESMQSLTRPNISAFSQVPIPSGEVLQVLEGLMKPEVQLYIRDLVHFVKQNKPQNSFENTSGDQQSWEQTGHHHDFTAPYRQIESHYSNPGVSLVTNFYYWGSYEYPWGS
- the LOC105348138 gene encoding uncharacterized protein isoform X1, with amino-acid sequence MDGSKRKRKLGPYKKDLLTDDAIEKCLPSVTTYEGNLKLDTSEECLNIENVDFPSTSKSKEMKLNKEHLQVLPEYTEETVICNQVPRNNEEDFEEIPPQAEVGNDLNDSDSDLDELDFEDTMESMFNSDAELHFDDECFVGEREKNDEDEDQPLYPEAPISLGTFMLLFTSFTMKHSLSSDGILQLLNIFSYVLPKGHTLCTSLYDYKKFFTNLRNPLVKHFYCPHCLGYLKSSAELKCPYSGCEKELNDNEVMYFLEMPVESQLKILYAQTGFYEKLQHRFRRQSRDGIYEDVYDGSLYKSYWENDGPLSKPENISFTFNTDGAPVFKSSKVSIWPLFMVINELPYKLRMLKEHMILAGLWFGPHKPNMGTYLSPFLDCFKRLHEGIQCFAPSLGTFMCKAYLLFGTADLPARCLLCNGVQYNGSFSCWKCLQKGETAKRDTM